The Candidatus Kryptoniota bacterium genome contains a region encoding:
- a CDS encoding UvrD-helicase domain-containing protein: MKIDFLRDLNSAQLQAVKSVEGPELVLAGAGSGKTKVLTYRVAYLVSIGVPFYNILCLTFTNKAAAEMKTRIEGLLDISDESPKYHANWIGTFHSLFGRILRMEADKLGYSSNFTIYDEEDSLKSIRQILRERNLSEEVFPASGIRWQISKLKNSLVLPSQFEERAKSRLEEVTSDVYKEYDDRLKKSNSMDFDDLLIKPIILFNRDRASLDKYQNKFKFVLVDEYQDTNRAQYILLKLLAERHRNLCVVGDDAQSIYSWRGAELQNILDFQTDYPECKVFRLEQNYRSTRKILKAANSVIVHNTRKLDKELWTDNREGEQLTVLECESDRDEGYKIVQRIRDESIRDKLQLKDFVVLFRTNYQSRALEEAFNRSGIPYTIVGGVAFYRRKEIKDLLAYLKLIVNPLDNESFLRIVNSPARGIGDVTLDYLRSYATAEKISLLEASVRIDEIKEIQSRQRGQLKQFETLIKKYGRMKSELSVSELTRSLIDEIQVVRILKEEGTLESRNRMDNIQEFLAGIAEFQTENPEGTLNEFLAEVSLVADVDRWDTRRNSVTLMTIHAAKGLEFPVVFVSGLEEGLFPLSSKEQDELEEERRLFYVAITRAQRKVYLSYSRQRFRFGKLSYQVPSRFLSEITTDLLDQEHSGRFTAQRSLWEPTSRFGALMPSLTNIDTASEETGVENPPEPEKRPAVKLKIGSIVAHEFFGEGKVIEISGKGDTERVVVLFGANQKKQLMVRYANLRVVK; the protein is encoded by the coding sequence ATGAAAATAGATTTTCTAAGAGATCTTAATTCGGCTCAGCTGCAAGCCGTAAAGTCTGTCGAGGGGCCCGAACTTGTCCTGGCAGGCGCGGGGAGCGGAAAAACAAAAGTCCTCACCTACAGGGTCGCCTATCTCGTCTCGATCGGTGTGCCCTTCTACAACATTCTCTGCCTCACGTTCACAAACAAAGCGGCTGCAGAGATGAAGACTCGAATTGAAGGCCTGCTCGATATCTCCGATGAGAGCCCGAAATACCACGCGAACTGGATAGGGACGTTCCACTCTCTATTCGGCCGGATTCTCAGGATGGAAGCGGACAAGCTGGGATATTCATCCAACTTTACGATATACGATGAAGAAGATTCGCTCAAATCAATAAGGCAAATCCTTCGCGAGAGAAACCTATCTGAAGAAGTCTTCCCTGCTTCCGGGATACGATGGCAGATCAGCAAGCTGAAGAACAGCCTCGTCCTCCCATCTCAATTCGAGGAACGCGCCAAGTCAAGGCTCGAAGAAGTGACCTCTGACGTCTACAAGGAGTACGACGACAGGCTCAAGAAAAGCAATTCGATGGATTTCGACGATTTGCTCATCAAGCCCATCATTCTTTTCAACAGAGATCGCGCTTCTCTGGATAAATACCAGAACAAATTCAAGTTCGTCCTTGTCGACGAATACCAGGACACGAATCGCGCCCAGTATATTCTGCTGAAGCTTCTCGCCGAAAGGCATCGCAACCTGTGCGTGGTTGGCGACGACGCGCAGAGCATCTATTCCTGGCGCGGTGCAGAGCTCCAGAACATACTTGACTTCCAGACCGATTATCCGGAATGCAAAGTGTTTCGACTCGAACAGAACTACCGTTCCACGCGGAAGATACTGAAAGCGGCCAACTCCGTTATAGTCCACAATACAAGGAAACTGGACAAAGAACTTTGGACCGATAACCGAGAGGGCGAGCAGCTCACAGTACTGGAATGCGAAAGCGACAGGGATGAAGGCTACAAGATAGTACAGAGGATCAGGGACGAAAGCATAAGAGACAAACTTCAACTCAAGGATTTTGTAGTTCTCTTCAGGACGAATTACCAATCCCGCGCACTCGAGGAGGCGTTCAATCGAAGCGGAATACCTTACACAATCGTGGGCGGTGTCGCATTCTACAGGAGAAAGGAAATAAAAGATCTTCTGGCGTATCTCAAGTTGATCGTCAATCCGCTCGACAATGAATCCTTCTTGAGGATCGTGAACTCTCCTGCCAGAGGGATCGGAGACGTGACGCTGGATTACTTGCGAAGCTACGCGACCGCTGAAAAGATTTCGCTTCTTGAAGCTTCAGTGAGAATCGACGAGATCAAGGAGATACAGTCGAGGCAACGCGGCCAGCTCAAACAGTTCGAGACTCTCATAAAGAAGTATGGCAGGATGAAATCGGAATTGTCCGTCAGCGAACTGACACGCTCGCTGATAGACGAAATCCAGGTGGTGCGGATTTTGAAAGAGGAAGGAACCCTTGAGTCCCGAAACAGGATGGACAACATACAGGAATTTCTCGCGGGCATTGCGGAGTTCCAGACGGAGAACCCAGAGGGGACGTTAAATGAATTTCTAGCAGAAGTTTCGCTGGTCGCCGACGTCGACCGGTGGGACACCAGGCGCAACTCGGTGACGCTCATGACCATACACGCCGCAAAGGGTCTCGAATTCCCGGTGGTGTTTGTGAGCGGACTCGAGGAAGGACTGTTCCCTCTTTCTTCCAAGGAGCAGGACGAACTGGAAGAGGAACGCAGACTGTTTTACGTGGCTATTACAAGAGCGCAAAGAAAAGTATACCTTTCATACTCCAGGCAAAGGTTCAGGTTCGGCAAACTATCGTACCAAGTTCCATCGCGCTTTCTCTCCGAGATAACTACCGACCTGCTGGACCAGGAACACAGCGGGAGGTTCACCGCCCAGCGATCTCTCTGGGAACCGACGAGCCGGTTTGGAGCGCTCATGCCTTCACTCACGAACATCGACACCGCATCTGAAGAAACTGGCGTCGAAAACCCTCCCGAGCCGGAAAAGCGTCCGGCCGTGAAACTCAAGATAGGATCAATTGTGGCCCACGAATTCTTCGGCGAAGGAAAAGTCATCGAGATTTCAGGAAAGGGAGACACGGAACGCGTGGTCGTTCTTTTCGGCGCAAATCAGAAGAAGCAGCTGATGGTACGGTACGCAAATCTTCGTGTGGTCAAGTGA
- the murI gene encoding glutamate racemase, whose translation MTSPEDPIGVFDSGIGGLTVVSQLVRYLPNENIVYFGDTARVPYGNKSADVVRDYAAQDARFLLSKGVKLIVVACNTASAVAMDVVQAHSTVPSVGVIEPTAREAIRLAGGKSIGVIGTLSTINSGAYSAALKRMDGTVGVLSEACPLFVPLAEEGLFDHQVTDLLAREYLGQFTGRINALILGCTHYPLLKGPISRALGNGVKLVDAGEATSKSVLELLTAQKMLNSQKSKPRYEFYVSDFPQKFNVIAERFLGRKLEFVRKVQVYS comes from the coding sequence GTGACATCGCCGGAAGATCCAATCGGCGTTTTCGATTCAGGCATCGGAGGGCTGACGGTTGTCAGTCAGCTTGTCAGGTATCTTCCCAATGAGAACATAGTTTACTTCGGGGACACTGCCCGCGTTCCGTACGGGAACAAGTCCGCAGATGTCGTCAGGGACTACGCGGCACAGGATGCACGCTTCCTGCTCTCGAAAGGAGTGAAACTCATAGTTGTCGCGTGCAACACCGCATCAGCCGTGGCGATGGATGTCGTACAGGCGCATTCGACGGTGCCGAGTGTCGGTGTCATAGAACCCACGGCGAGAGAGGCAATCAGGCTCGCAGGCGGGAAGTCGATCGGTGTAATCGGGACTCTCTCTACGATAAACTCCGGTGCTTACAGCGCCGCATTAAAGAGAATGGACGGCACCGTGGGTGTATTATCAGAAGCGTGCCCGCTCTTCGTTCCGCTTGCTGAAGAGGGTCTCTTCGATCACCAGGTAACAGATTTGCTGGCACGTGAATACCTTGGGCAATTCACCGGAAGAATAAACGCATTGATACTTGGGTGTACTCACTATCCGCTTCTTAAGGGTCCTATCTCGCGCGCGCTCGGAAACGGAGTCAAGCTGGTCGACGCGGGCGAGGCAACTTCTAAATCCGTTCTCGAACTTCTCACCGCGCAGAAGATGCTCAACTCTCAAAAGTCAAAACCACGTTATGAGTTTTACGTCAGCGACTTCCCGCAGAAATTCAATGTGATAGCGGAAAGGTTTCTCGGAAGGAAACTCGAGTTTGTGCGGAAGGTCCAGGTTTATTCCTAA
- a CDS encoding GNAT family N-acetyltransferase, which yields MKTNSTSQYLMRTALPADEALIQTARSLFMEYAKSLNFSLCFQDFDEEVAHLPGDYAPPNGRLILVYDGPVALGCIALRKIEDGICEMKRLYLKPEARGKGLGRKLAADLIAEAVRIGYTKMRLDTVPSMTEAISLYRSLGFRDVRQYTKNPIEGALFMELELAKSA from the coding sequence ATGAAGACGAATTCCACGTCACAATATCTCATGAGAACTGCATTACCCGCGGATGAAGCTCTCATCCAAACCGCAAGATCTCTCTTCATGGAGTATGCAAAGTCGCTGAATTTCAGTTTGTGTTTCCAGGATTTTGATGAAGAAGTTGCGCATTTGCCGGGCGACTATGCTCCCCCGAACGGCAGGCTCATACTTGTGTACGACGGGCCGGTAGCACTTGGTTGCATTGCGCTAAGGAAGATCGAAGACGGAATCTGCGAGATGAAGAGACTCTATCTCAAGCCTGAGGCAAGGGGAAAAGGATTAGGGAGAAAGCTCGCGGCAGACTTGATCGCGGAGGCCGTGAGGATCGGGTACACGAAGATGCGGCTGGATACAGTTCCATCGATGACCGAGGCGATATCGCTTTACAGGTCGCTTGGGTTCAGAGACGTACGGCAATACACTAAGAATCCAATCGAGGGCGCCCTGTTCATGGAGCTGGAGTTAGCCAAATCGGCCTAA
- the argH gene encoding argininosuccinate lyase translates to MAKLWGGRFVKGASKLMEDFNDSLPFDKRLWREEIRASLAYSLALRNAGVLSKSEQSKISSALRLIEREFESGKFAFKPHDEDIHTAIERRLVEKTGAIGKKIHTGRSRNEQVVTDERMFLRSACKRIINLIRELQKGARDTADSTSQDIVPSYTHLQQAQLIRLGHYFMALFFMLENDRQRFHDVEKRIDVLPLGSGAVAGSTVKIDRNILRTELDFSTLSPNSVAAISDRDFIGEFLFAAAQTLVHLSRFAEDLTIWCTPEFGFVELDDLFSTGSSMMPQKKNPDSLELIRGKTARMISNLNSILVLQKGLPLTYSKDLQEDKEPLFDSTDTLEIALKIFNGVISTLKIRKENLLNRVDDSIYATDIADYLVAKGLPFREAHEIVGKLVLAGIDEGKRLRDLSSVELRKISRLFDDHYGKIFEPVRSVERHDVFGGTSLKGVKEQIEIADRILAAE, encoded by the coding sequence ATGGCGAAGCTGTGGGGCGGAAGATTTGTCAAGGGCGCATCGAAACTCATGGAGGATTTCAACGACTCTCTCCCTTTCGACAAGCGACTCTGGCGGGAAGAGATCCGCGCAAGCCTGGCTTATTCCTTGGCGTTAAGGAACGCAGGTGTCCTGTCGAAATCTGAGCAATCGAAAATATCTTCCGCTCTGAGGCTCATCGAAAGAGAATTTGAATCGGGAAAGTTCGCTTTCAAGCCGCACGATGAGGATATTCACACAGCAATCGAGCGACGACTTGTAGAGAAGACGGGAGCGATCGGGAAAAAGATTCATACGGGTCGAAGTCGAAACGAACAGGTCGTAACTGATGAGCGCATGTTTCTCAGAAGCGCGTGCAAGCGCATTATCAACCTCATTCGCGAGCTGCAGAAAGGCGCCAGAGACACAGCCGATTCAACTTCACAGGACATAGTCCCGTCATACACACACTTGCAGCAAGCCCAACTTATCAGGTTGGGCCATTATTTCATGGCACTGTTCTTCATGCTCGAAAACGATCGCCAGAGGTTCCATGATGTCGAGAAGCGAATCGATGTGCTCCCTCTCGGGTCGGGTGCGGTCGCCGGCTCAACAGTGAAGATAGACAGGAACATCCTCCGGACTGAACTTGATTTCAGTACGCTTTCGCCGAACAGTGTCGCGGCAATAAGTGACAGGGATTTTATCGGTGAATTCCTCTTCGCGGCGGCTCAGACACTGGTTCACCTGAGCCGGTTTGCAGAAGACTTGACGATCTGGTGCACACCCGAATTTGGTTTCGTCGAACTGGACGATCTCTTCTCGACGGGCAGCAGTATGATGCCCCAAAAAAAGAATCCGGATTCATTGGAGTTGATCAGGGGAAAAACCGCGCGGATGATCTCAAATCTGAATTCCATCCTGGTTCTGCAAAAAGGTCTACCTCTTACTTATTCGAAAGATCTACAGGAAGACAAAGAGCCGCTTTTCGATTCGACAGACACGCTTGAAATTGCTCTCAAGATTTTCAATGGAGTGATTTCGACACTTAAGATCCGCAAAGAGAATCTCTTGAATAGAGTCGACGACTCGATCTATGCGACGGATATTGCTGATTACCTCGTAGCGAAGGGGTTACCTTTCCGCGAAGCTCATGAGATCGTCGGGAAACTCGTGCTCGCGGGGATCGATGAAGGTAAGCGGCTTCGCGATTTATCTTCTGTCGAGCTGAGGAAGATATCCAGACTGTTTGACGATCACTACGGAAAGATATTCGAACCGGTGCGTTCCGTTGAGAGACACGACGTGTTCGGCGGGACAAGCCTCAAGGGGGTGAAGGAACAGATTGAGATTGCCGACCGCATACTTGCGGCAGAGTAA
- a CDS encoding argininosuccinate synthase, whose amino-acid sequence MSKVKKVVLAYSGGLDTSIIIPYLKETYGCQVVAYAANIGQGDEELDGLEEKARKTGADKFYLLDLRKEFVEDFLFRIVKANAIYERRYLLGTSIARPLIAKYQTRIAEQEGADALAHGCTGKGNDQVRFELTFKVFAPQLRVIAPWREWKIRSREDAIKYAEEHKVPIKATLKKIYSRDGNLWHLSHEGGDLEDPWNEPRADMFVRTKSPEKAPDRATYVEIEFLKGVPTSIDGKKLEPLALVEKLNKIGAANAIGRVDLVENRLVGMKSRGVYETPGGEILYAAHSDLEQIVLDKDTLHYKDLVSQRYSELVYNGLWYTPLREAIDAFMESTQRFVTGTVRLKLYKGNIISAGKKSPYSLYQEDLATFSQDDVYDQKKAEGFIDLFGLSTKVASIVHGKPKE is encoded by the coding sequence TTGTCAAAGGTTAAGAAAGTTGTGCTCGCCTATTCCGGCGGGCTCGACACTTCGATCATCATACCATACCTCAAGGAAACATACGGCTGCCAGGTAGTGGCGTATGCGGCCAATATCGGGCAGGGAGACGAAGAACTTGATGGATTGGAAGAGAAAGCCAGGAAAACTGGGGCTGACAAGTTTTATCTCCTCGACCTGAGAAAAGAATTCGTCGAAGACTTTCTGTTCAGGATCGTGAAGGCGAACGCGATTTACGAACGCAGATATTTGCTTGGGACATCGATCGCCAGACCTCTCATCGCGAAATACCAGACGAGAATCGCTGAGCAGGAAGGCGCTGATGCACTTGCTCATGGATGCACCGGAAAAGGAAACGACCAGGTCCGATTTGAATTGACTTTCAAAGTCTTCGCGCCGCAGCTCAGGGTGATCGCGCCGTGGCGCGAATGGAAAATCAGATCGCGTGAAGACGCCATTAAGTACGCCGAAGAACACAAGGTGCCCATCAAGGCTACTTTGAAGAAAATTTACAGTCGCGACGGCAACCTATGGCATCTCAGCCACGAGGGAGGCGACCTAGAAGATCCCTGGAACGAGCCGAGGGCTGATATGTTTGTCAGGACCAAATCGCCTGAGAAGGCTCCTGACCGAGCGACGTATGTAGAAATCGAATTCCTCAAGGGAGTCCCGACCTCGATCGACGGGAAGAAGCTCGAGCCTCTCGCGCTTGTGGAAAAACTTAATAAAATAGGTGCCGCGAATGCCATCGGCCGCGTCGATCTTGTGGAAAACCGTCTCGTGGGAATGAAATCAAGGGGTGTATATGAAACTCCAGGCGGCGAAATCCTTTACGCCGCGCACAGCGATCTCGAACAAATAGTCCTGGACAAGGATACCCTGCATTACAAAGATCTCGTCTCTCAGAGATACTCGGAACTTGTGTACAACGGCCTCTGGTATACCCCGCTGCGCGAGGCAATCGACGCGTTCATGGAATCCACACAGCGGTTCGTGACCGGGACAGTAAGACTCAAACTTTACAAAGGCAATATTATTTCCGCCGGCAAGAAGAGCCCTTACTCTCTTTACCAGGAAGACCTTGCCACATTCTCCCAGGACGATGTTTACGACCAGAAGAAGGCGGAAGGTTTTATTGATCTCTTCGGACTCTCAACGAAGGTGGCATCGATCGTCCACGGGAAGCCGAAAGAATGA
- a CDS encoding aminotransferase class IV codes for MKLEVRELTLSDAQKKVRQDDAFFLFYSTFLGGYTRDRLLMSVPIDDHIVHRGDGVFDNTLCINGNYYLLDQHIERFFYSANSIGIRPEFSESDLKQLLIRLGLAAGKSAFIARYFLSRGHGSMSVYPHEAIAPNLYVLIGRSSSPPEYYFKKGMTVITSPVGMRPPISPQVKSVDYLSNALMELAARNSGADTAIAIDQSGNLTEGSNKNVVVITDDRVMMIPPSDKILRGTTLNRAIELAAEHMKKRLLRETRTASIPLTEAYNAREILFFSTTLPVAPVVKYDGRIIGDGKPGEIWKSFYTLFQKDMRLNSKYLTSLKKG; via the coding sequence ATGAAGCTCGAGGTGCGAGAACTCACGTTATCCGACGCTCAGAAGAAGGTCCGGCAGGATGACGCGTTCTTCCTCTTCTACTCTACATTTCTCGGAGGATACACCCGCGACCGCCTCCTGATGTCAGTACCGATTGACGACCACATTGTCCACAGAGGCGACGGAGTCTTCGACAACACTCTTTGCATAAACGGAAATTATTATCTGCTCGACCAGCACATCGAACGGTTTTTCTATTCGGCAAATTCAATCGGGATCAGGCCGGAATTCTCTGAAAGCGATCTGAAGCAGCTCCTCATCAGGCTGGGACTCGCAGCGGGAAAAAGCGCGTTCATCGCGCGATACTTCCTATCGCGGGGACACGGGAGCATGAGTGTGTACCCTCATGAAGCAATTGCTCCGAACCTATATGTTCTCATCGGCAGGTCCTCGTCTCCTCCCGAGTATTATTTCAAGAAGGGGATGACAGTTATAACGAGCCCGGTAGGAATGCGACCGCCAATTTCTCCGCAGGTGAAATCGGTCGACTATTTGTCAAACGCACTTATGGAGCTTGCCGCGCGAAACAGCGGAGCCGATACGGCAATTGCCATCGACCAGAGCGGCAACCTGACGGAAGGCTCAAACAAGAACGTCGTGGTTATTACCGATGATCGTGTGATGATGATACCTCCCTCCGACAAGATTTTGCGCGGGACGACATTGAACCGCGCGATCGAGCTCGCCGCGGAACACATGAAGAAGAGATTGCTTCGGGAAACCAGGACGGCGAGTATTCCGCTGACGGAAGCGTACAACGCGCGCGAAATCTTGTTCTTCAGCACCACGTTGCCTGTCGCTCCCGTGGTGAAATACGACGGCCGGATCATCGGAGATGGAAAACCGGGTGAGATCTGGAAGAGCTTTTATACCCTGTTCCAGAAAGACATGCGGTTGAACAGCAAGTATTTAACTTCGCTTAAGAAGGGATAG